In one Desulfoferula mesophila genomic region, the following are encoded:
- a CDS encoding sigma 54-interacting transcriptional regulator — protein MPDKSPEMRLERVLDAAATGLVVLDAQGVIEVYNQAAGELLGREPDTMLGRAAAEVLPDNWPELRRVLQTGEPQIGHKLEISGNTIVANRRPIMQEDQVVGVVCTLQDISDYEKLVTELDCYKRLVRLPNAIIESSFDGLWICDAEGKVIRVNQASQRINRIKAEEVVGKSMQEVVASGVVDRSVSLEVLKRREPVTMTQRLPHGKEILVTGNPVMEPDGRLSMVVVNERDITELNRLQRELEETKALNSAYRSQIESLYHERDFLRQVVIRSEAMQRVLSTAVKVAEVDSTVLIRGESGVGKGMFARVIHKASRTKDGDFIRVDCGAIPEALIESELFGHEQGAFTGARSKGKPGLFELAEGGTLLLDEVGELPLNVQVKVLRFLEEGELVRVGGTQARRIETQVVAATHRDLEAMVEQGTFRGDLFFRLNVVPITIPPLRQRVEDIPSLIRFFLGEFNRKCRTNKVLTPAAVDCLCNYHFPGNVRELSNILERLVVLTPGERIDVPDLPAPVQAPPESRPQGEEGWCLSSAVAEVERRLIAQALDNFGSQRKAASRLGVNQSTLARKAKRYGIKSMQ, from the coding sequence ATGCCTGATAAATCCCCTGAAATGCGCTTGGAGCGGGTCTTGGACGCCGCGGCCACCGGGTTGGTGGTTCTGGACGCCCAGGGGGTGATAGAGGTCTACAACCAGGCGGCCGGGGAGCTTCTGGGCCGGGAGCCCGACACGATGTTGGGGCGCGCGGCGGCCGAGGTGCTGCCGGACAACTGGCCTGAGCTGCGCCGGGTGCTGCAAACCGGCGAGCCCCAGATCGGCCACAAGCTGGAAATTTCGGGCAACACCATCGTGGCCAACCGCCGCCCCATCATGCAAGAGGACCAGGTGGTGGGGGTGGTCTGCACCCTGCAAGACATCAGCGACTATGAAAAGCTGGTCACCGAACTGGATTGCTACAAACGGCTGGTGCGCCTGCCCAACGCCATCATCGAGTCCTCCTTCGACGGCCTGTGGATCTGCGACGCCGAAGGCAAGGTGATCCGGGTGAACCAGGCCTCCCAGCGCATCAACCGCATCAAGGCCGAGGAGGTGGTGGGCAAGTCCATGCAGGAGGTGGTGGCCTCCGGCGTGGTGGATCGTTCGGTAAGCCTCGAGGTGCTCAAGCGCCGCGAGCCGGTAACCATGACCCAGCGGCTTCCCCACGGCAAGGAAATCCTGGTCACGGGCAACCCGGTGATGGAGCCGGACGGCAGGTTGAGCATGGTGGTGGTCAACGAGCGCGACATCACCGAGCTAAACCGCCTGCAGCGCGAGCTGGAGGAGACCAAGGCCCTCAACTCGGCCTACCGCTCCCAGATCGAGTCCCTGTACCACGAGCGGGATTTCCTGCGTCAGGTGGTGATCCGCTCCGAGGCCATGCAGCGGGTGCTTTCCACCGCGGTGAAGGTGGCCGAGGTGGATTCCACGGTGCTAATCCGGGGCGAGTCCGGGGTGGGCAAGGGCATGTTCGCCCGCGTGATCCATAAGGCCTCGCGCACCAAGGATGGCGATTTCATCCGGGTGGACTGCGGGGCCATACCCGAAGCCCTGATCGAGAGCGAGCTGTTCGGTCATGAGCAAGGAGCCTTCACCGGGGCCCGCTCCAAGGGTAAGCCGGGCCTGTTCGAGTTGGCCGAGGGCGGCACCCTGCTTTTGGACGAGGTGGGCGAACTGCCCCTGAACGTGCAGGTAAAGGTGCTGCGCTTTTTGGAGGAGGGCGAGCTGGTGCGGGTGGGCGGCACCCAGGCCCGGCGCATCGAGACCCAGGTGGTGGCCGCCACCCACCGCGATTTGGAGGCCATGGTGGAGCAGGGCACCTTCCGGGGAGACCTGTTCTTTAGGCTCAACGTGGTGCCCATCACCATTCCCCCCCTCCGCCAAAGGGTGGAGGACATCCCCTCGTTGATCCGCTTTTTCCTGGGCGAGTTCAACCGCAAGTGCCGCACCAACAAGGTGCTCACCCCGGCGGCGGTGGACTGCCTTTGCAACTACCATTTTCCCGGCAACGTGCGCGAGTTGTCCAACATCCTGGAGCGCCTGGTGGTGCTCACCCCGGGCGAGCGCATCGACGTGCCGGACCTGCCCGCTCCGGTGCAGGCCCCGCCTGAAAGCCGCCCCCAAGGTGAGGAGGGCTGGTGCCTGTCCTCGGCCGTGGCCGAGGTGGAGCGGCGGCTCATCGCCCAGGCCCTCGATAACTTCGGCAGCCAGCGCAAGGCGGCCAGCCGCTTGGGGGTGAATCAGTCCACCCTGGCCCGCAA
- a CDS encoding IS3 family transposase (programmed frameshift) has product MRRTRFSETQIVKILKEVEGGRTAKEVCREYGVSSATYYKWKSKYGGMEASDIVRLKELEEENRRLKQMYADLSLENRALKDVIGKKNIRPAGRRDLAKFMCKEHGLSIRRACRALRLSRSVYAYRPKPRDDGPIIEALTSLADKYPRYGFAKLFQVIRRDGHGWNHKRVYRVYCALKLNLRRKGKKRLPTRDPQPLAVPDLANICWSVDFMSDALYGGQRFRTFNVVDDFNREALAIEVDVNLPAQRIIRVLERIAAWRGYPSRLRLDNGPELVSVAMAQWAEEHSIDLGFTQPGKPTQNSYIERFNRTYREEVLDLYIFSRLSEVREITDRWLKEYNEERPHESLGNLTPAEYLAINSPEVSTVDWH; this is encoded by the exons ATGCGCAGGACCAGATTCAGCGAAACTCAGATCGTCAAAATTCTGAAAGAGGTGGAAGGGGGCAGGACCGCCAAGGAGGTCTGCCGGGAATACGGTGTCAGCAGCGCCACCTACTACAAATGGAAGTCCAAGTACGGGGGCATGGAGGCCTCGGACATCGTCCGGCTCAAGGAGCTTGAAGAAGAAAACAGGCGTCTAAAGCAGATGTACGCCGACTTGAGCCTTGAGAATCGGGCTCTGAAGGACGTCATCG GAAAGAAAAATATAAGGCCAGCGGGTCGGCGCGATCTGGCTAAGTTCATGTGCAAAGAGCACGGTCTGAGCATTCGCCGGGCCTGCCGCGCCCTGAGGCTGAGCCGGTCGGTTTATGCCTACCGACCCAAGCCCCGCGACGATGGTCCGATCATCGAGGCGCTGACTTCGCTGGCAGACAAATATCCCAGATACGGCTTTGCCAAACTGTTTCAAGTAATTCGGCGGGATGGACATGGCTGGAATCACAAGCGGGTGTACCGAGTGTACTGCGCCCTGAAGCTAAACCTTCGCAGGAAGGGTAAGAAGCGCCTGCCTACTCGTGATCCCCAGCCGCTTGCAGTGCCGGATCTGGCCAATATCTGCTGGTCGGTGGACTTCATGAGCGATGCCCTGTATGGCGGCCAGCGATTCAGGACCTTTAATGTGGTGGATGATTTCAATCGAGAGGCCCTGGCCATAGAGGTGGACGTCAATCTCCCCGCCCAAAGGATAATCCGAGTGCTGGAGCGTATCGCTGCCTGGCGGGGCTACCCGTCCAGGCTGAGGCTGGACAACGGCCCGGAGCTGGTCAGTGTAGCTATGGCCCAATGGGCCGAGGAGCATAGTATCGATTTGGGTTTCACTCAGCCCGGCAAGCCCACCCAGAATTCATACATTGAACGCTTCAACCGGACCTATCGGGAAGAGGTGCTGGACCTTTACATATTTTCCCGTCTAAGCGAGGTGCGGGAAATCACGGATCGCTGGCTCAAGGAGTACAACGAGGAACGCCCTCATGAGTCCCTCGGCAACCTGACACCAGCCGAATACCTCGCTATAAATTCACCCGAAGTTTCTACTGTTGACTGGCACTAA
- a CDS encoding CBS domain-containing protein: MIKAKDIMTREVLTLTPDTEVTKAAKLLLQKGFNALPVVDKAGRLKGILCQSDLISQQEALPVPSYFTLLDSFIPLTSLKKIEREVQKIAATSVEQAMTPDPVTVGPDTPIEEIASLMVEKGFHTLPVLDEGKLVGVVGKEDILRTLVGQGD; encoded by the coding sequence ATGATCAAGGCCAAAGACATCATGACTCGCGAGGTGCTCACTCTCACCCCGGATACCGAGGTGACCAAGGCGGCCAAGCTGCTTTTGCAAAAGGGCTTCAACGCCCTGCCCGTGGTGGACAAGGCCGGCCGCCTGAAAGGCATCCTGTGCCAGAGCGACCTGATCTCCCAACAGGAGGCCCTGCCGGTGCCTTCCTATTTCACCCTGCTGGATTCCTTCATTCCCCTGACCTCGCTCAAAAAGATCGAGCGCGAGGTGCAAAAGATAGCGGCCACCAGCGTGGAGCAGGCCATGACCCCCGATCCGGTCACCGTGGGACCGGATACCCCCATCGAGGAGATAGCCTCCCTGATGGTGGAAAAGGGCTTTCACACCCTGCCGGTTCTGGACGAGGGCAAACTGGTGGGCGTGGTGGGTAAGGAAGATATTCTGCGCACCCTGGTAGGCCAAGGCGACTAG
- a CDS encoding choloylglycine hydrolase family protein: MLKAADGTVVDGRSLEWAIPTKSRIIVHPRGHKYVSQAPGGKSGLAWTGKYAFVNVNMYDVDVVVDGMNEKGLSVGALFLPTSQFPQLKPEEASRSLFVLQFGHWLLSNFSTVAEVKKALPSVIVWSEFLPSMGMQFTAHTAVHDAQGNSIVIEFLNHQCQVHDNPTGVMTNAPDFGWQLSNLSNYLNLSPYNAAPVDYWGLKVSPTGQGSGMLGLPGDVTPPSRFVRAVLMTQFSLKPADASQAVNLANHILMSLDIPKGLSREKSEKQTLYDRTMWVVIKDLKRRVYYYRSYDNQVLRAVHLGKLDLKPGAKVVSMPLETPPAAIADTSDMLR, translated from the coding sequence ATCCTCAAAGCGGCTGACGGCACCGTGGTGGACGGCCGTTCCCTGGAGTGGGCGATACCCACCAAGTCTCGGATCATCGTGCACCCGCGCGGCCACAAATACGTCAGCCAGGCTCCGGGCGGAAAATCCGGACTGGCCTGGACCGGCAAATACGCCTTCGTCAACGTGAACATGTACGACGTGGACGTGGTGGTGGACGGCATGAACGAAAAGGGCCTGTCCGTGGGAGCCCTGTTCCTGCCCACCTCCCAGTTCCCCCAGCTTAAACCGGAGGAGGCCTCCCGCTCCTTGTTCGTGTTGCAATTCGGCCACTGGCTCTTGAGCAACTTCAGCACCGTGGCCGAGGTGAAAAAGGCCTTGCCCTCGGTGATAGTCTGGAGCGAGTTCCTTCCCAGCATGGGCATGCAGTTCACCGCCCACACCGCCGTGCACGACGCCCAGGGCAACAGCATCGTCATCGAGTTCCTGAACCATCAGTGCCAGGTGCACGACAACCCCACCGGGGTGATGACCAACGCCCCGGACTTCGGCTGGCAGCTGTCCAACCTGAGCAACTACCTGAATCTGTCGCCCTACAACGCGGCGCCTGTCGATTATTGGGGCCTGAAGGTGAGCCCCACCGGCCAAGGCAGCGGCATGCTGGGCCTGCCCGGCGACGTCACCCCGCCCTCGCGCTTTGTCCGGGCGGTGCTGATGACCCAGTTCTCCCTGAAGCCCGCCGACGCCTCCCAGGCGGTGAACCTGGCCAACCACATCCTCATGTCCCTGGACATCCCCAAGGGCTTAAGCCGGGAAAAGTCGGAAAAACAGACCCTGTACGACCGCACCATGTGGGTGGTGATCAAGGACCTGAAGCGCCGGGTGTATTACTACCGCTCCTATGACAACCAGGTGCTCAGGGCGGTGCATCTGGGCAAGCTAGACCTGAAGCCGGGAGCCAAGGTCGTGTCCATGCCCCTGGAGACCCCGCCCGCCGCCATCGCCGACACCAGCGATATGCTGCGCTGA
- a CDS encoding adenylosuccinate synthase, with product MACLVVIGTQWGDEGKGKLVDLLAEGAQAVARFQGGNNAGHTLVVDGDKFIFHLIPSGVLHEDKTCYIGNGVVVDPEVLLSEMERLEARGVKVGPQKLRISERAQVIMPYHQALDMAREKAKGKEAIGTTGRGIGPCYEDKVSRVGVRMIDLLETDTLAAKVEENCAAKNYVLTGYLNSAGLPAEPIIAQYLEFGRRLAPFIGDVAVELNDVLTSGGNVLMEGAQGTHLDIDHGTYPYVTSSNPVAGSACTGAGVGVTRLNQVWGVVKAYTTRVGGGPFLTELTDDTGQWLQKTGDEYGATTGRPRRCGWLDGVVVRHSVRLSGITGLCVTKLDVLTGLDTIKFCVGYRTAEGQEIQRVPASLKQLGGCTPVYEELPGWSEDITGCRAWDELPTNCRAYLERLSEFVGAPLAIVSVGPGREETIALMDPWA from the coding sequence GTGGCCTGTCTGGTGGTTATAGGCACCCAATGGGGTGATGAAGGCAAGGGCAAGCTTGTGGACTTGTTGGCGGAGGGCGCCCAGGCCGTAGCGCGGTTCCAGGGCGGCAACAACGCCGGCCATACCCTGGTGGTGGATGGCGACAAGTTCATCTTTCACCTGATCCCCTCCGGGGTCCTGCACGAGGACAAGACCTGCTACATAGGCAACGGCGTGGTGGTGGACCCGGAGGTGCTGCTCAGCGAGATGGAGCGCCTGGAAGCCCGCGGCGTCAAGGTGGGCCCGCAAAAGCTGCGCATCAGCGAGCGGGCCCAAGTCATCATGCCCTATCACCAGGCCCTGGACATGGCCCGGGAAAAGGCCAAGGGCAAAGAGGCCATCGGCACCACCGGCCGGGGCATCGGCCCCTGCTACGAGGACAAGGTTTCCCGGGTGGGGGTGCGCATGATCGACCTCCTGGAGACGGACACCCTGGCGGCCAAGGTGGAGGAGAACTGCGCGGCCAAGAACTACGTGCTCACCGGCTACCTGAACAGCGCCGGCCTGCCCGCCGAGCCCATCATCGCGCAATACCTGGAGTTCGGACGGCGCTTGGCGCCGTTCATCGGCGACGTGGCCGTGGAGCTAAACGACGTGCTGACCTCCGGCGGCAACGTGCTCATGGAAGGGGCCCAGGGCACCCACCTGGACATCGACCACGGCACCTACCCCTATGTGACCTCCTCCAACCCGGTGGCCGGTTCGGCCTGCACCGGGGCCGGGGTGGGAGTCACCCGCCTGAACCAGGTGTGGGGCGTGGTCAAGGCCTACACCACCCGGGTGGGCGGCGGTCCTTTCCTCACCGAGCTCACCGACGATACCGGCCAATGGCTCCAGAAAACGGGCGACGAGTACGGCGCCACCACCGGCCGCCCCCGCCGCTGCGGCTGGCTCGACGGAGTGGTGGTGCGCCATTCGGTGCGCCTGTCGGGAATTACCGGCCTGTGCGTTACCAAGCTGGACGTGCTCACCGGTCTGGACACCATCAAGTTCTGCGTGGGCTATCGTACCGCCGAGGGCCAGGAGATCCAGCGGGTGCCGGCCTCCTTGAAGCAACTGGGCGGCTGCACCCCGGTGTACGAGGAGCTTCCCGGCTGGAGCGAGGACATCACCGGCTGCCGCGCCTGGGATGAACTGCCCACCAACTGCCGCGCCTATTTGGAGCGCCTGTCCGAGTTCGTGGGCGCGCCCCTGGCCATCGTCTCGGTGGGCCCGGGCCGCGAGGAGACCATCGCCCTGATGGACCCCTGGGCCTAG